The following are encoded in a window of Lactobacillus acidophilus genomic DNA:
- a CDS encoding Stp1/IreP family PP2C-type Ser/Thr phosphatase, whose amino-acid sequence MIETAYASSIGKVRKSNQDFVQVFKNHADITLAIVCDGMGGHQGGDVASTMAVTHLGHNFKMTDFTNADLAQKWLEVQLKSENETILKTADKFPDLNGMGTTIVLAFAFADTALIAHLGDSRAYNYSEGKFVQLTEDHSLVNELVKMRQITREQAKHHPQKNIITQALGVSSTIDPEFDEIKLGENDIILLCTDGLTNSLNDPQIQQILATKELSLKERCNKLISEANRLGGGDNITVCLIWNKEDKSSDR is encoded by the coding sequence TTGATTGAAACAGCATATGCTTCAAGTATCGGTAAGGTACGAAAGAGCAATCAAGATTTTGTACAAGTTTTTAAAAATCATGCAGATATTACCCTAGCAATCGTTTGTGACGGTATGGGTGGTCATCAAGGTGGTGACGTTGCTTCAACAATGGCAGTGACGCATTTAGGGCATAATTTTAAGATGACGGATTTCACTAATGCTGATCTTGCACAAAAATGGCTAGAAGTACAATTAAAGTCTGAAAATGAAACTATTTTAAAAACAGCTGATAAGTTCCCTGATTTAAATGGAATGGGTACTACAATTGTATTGGCTTTTGCTTTTGCGGATACAGCTTTGATTGCACATTTAGGTGATTCTCGTGCGTATAATTATTCTGAGGGGAAATTCGTCCAATTAACTGAAGATCATTCATTAGTCAATGAATTAGTCAAAATGCGACAAATTACTAGAGAACAAGCTAAGCATCATCCTCAAAAAAACATAATTACACAAGCTCTGGGTGTTTCGAGTACAATTGACCCTGAATTTGATGAAATAAAATTAGGTGAAAATGATATTATCTTACTTTGTACAGATGGATTAACTAACTCACTTAATGATCCGCAAATTCAACAAATTTTGGCCACTAAAGAGCTTAGTTTAAAAGAACGTTGTAATAAGTTAATTAGCGAAGCTAATCGATTGGGCGGTGGTGATAATATTACCGTCTGCCTAATTTGGAACAAGGAGGACAAGAGCAGTGATCGATAA
- the pknB gene encoding Stk1 family PASTA domain-containing Ser/Thr kinase translates to MIDKGYLLGERYRIIDTLGEGGMANVYLAEDIILQRKVAVKILRLDLQNESQTQARFQREALATSELSHPNIVSVLDVGTDHGLPYMVMEYVDGPDLKDYIRENSPLDLREVIQIMDQILSAVALAHKHNVIHRDLKPQNILMDKRGNIKIADFGIAVALNQSSITQTNSVMGSVHYMSPEQTRGGLVTRQSDIYSLGIILYELITGTVPFNGDTPVSIALKHAQEPIPSIRKKDRSVPQALENVVLKATAKDPRDRYPSAQAMKADLDSSLDPARADEPVFVPTHGNNDDKTIVLPGFKPQKDPAPETEKEEVVSSEKEDKTSFWQNVKKHKWWWIFSIIAAGLIIFIMIFALSGNSNKPTQVNIPDVTNVAEKEAENRLKAAGLQVGRIIRRQSDDVKKGYVIATRPTAGNSVNKGNSVNLIVSSGSSMVKVPDVVGDRYDEAAEKLENMGFDVIREDQYSNKVPPNDIISQSIAADVEVKPTQTSITLVVSKGKSARPKNNTVTLKDLRNYSLKSAQDYAKENNLTLQINQEYSDDVEKGLVISMDPGPDTKVDKGSTVTIKVSKGPKEEKDTTITKTFTVNYVGDNLNKGEKTDNEKENSSETSSEVSESKGDHVQIYIKDDDHSLSNIYRDLYIKRDMSFSIPFSLKNGNGELRVVRNGDTILNEKVTK, encoded by the coding sequence GTGATCGATAAAGGTTATCTGCTTGGTGAGCGCTATCGCATCATTGATACACTGGGTGAAGGCGGGATGGCGAATGTTTATCTAGCTGAAGATATTATTTTGCAACGTAAAGTTGCTGTGAAAATACTACGACTGGATTTACAAAATGAATCTCAAACGCAAGCTCGTTTTCAAAGAGAAGCTTTAGCTACTAGTGAATTAAGTCATCCTAATATTGTTTCTGTTCTTGATGTAGGAACAGATCATGGTTTGCCTTATATGGTGATGGAATATGTTGATGGTCCGGATTTAAAAGATTATATTCGTGAGAATTCTCCATTAGATTTACGTGAAGTAATTCAAATTATGGACCAGATTTTGAGTGCCGTAGCTCTTGCTCACAAGCACAATGTAATTCATCGTGATTTAAAGCCGCAAAATATTTTAATGGATAAAAGAGGCAATATTAAAATTGCGGATTTTGGTATTGCTGTAGCACTTAATCAGAGTTCTATTACTCAAACTAATTCTGTGATGGGCTCTGTTCATTATATGTCACCAGAACAAACACGTGGCGGATTAGTAACTAGGCAATCAGATATATATTCTTTGGGGATTATTTTATATGAATTGATTACGGGAACAGTACCATTTAATGGTGATACACCTGTTTCAATTGCATTAAAGCATGCGCAAGAGCCAATACCCTCTATTAGAAAAAAAGATAGAAGTGTACCACAGGCATTAGAAAATGTGGTTTTAAAGGCTACAGCTAAAGATCCACGAGATCGATATCCATCTGCGCAAGCAATGAAGGCTGATCTTGATAGCAGCTTAGATCCTGCAAGAGCAGATGAGCCCGTATTTGTTCCAACTCATGGTAATAATGATGATAAAACTATTGTATTACCAGGTTTTAAACCGCAAAAAGATCCTGCTCCGGAAACAGAAAAAGAAGAAGTAGTTTCAAGTGAGAAAGAAGATAAAACGAGCTTTTGGCAAAATGTTAAAAAGCATAAATGGTGGTGGATTTTCTCTATCATTGCGGCTGGATTAATCATATTTATTATGATTTTTGCTTTGAGTGGTAACAGCAATAAACCAACACAGGTTAACATTCCAGATGTCACTAACGTAGCTGAAAAAGAAGCCGAAAACAGATTGAAGGCTGCTGGATTACAAGTTGGACGAATTATTAGACGACAATCAGACGATGTTAAAAAAGGCTATGTAATAGCCACAAGACCTACTGCTGGCAATAGCGTAAACAAAGGAAATTCAGTTAATCTAATTGTTTCAAGCGGCTCAAGTATGGTAAAAGTGCCAGATGTTGTTGGTGATAGATATGATGAAGCTGCAGAAAAATTAGAAAATATGGGTTTTGATGTTATAAGGGAAGATCAATATTCCAATAAGGTTCCACCTAATGATATTATTTCTCAAAGTATTGCAGCCGATGTTGAAGTGAAACCAACTCAAACTAGTATTACTTTAGTAGTATCTAAAGGTAAGAGTGCACGTCCTAAGAATAATACTGTAACCTTAAAAGATTTGCGTAACTACTCATTAAAGAGTGCGCAAGATTATGCAAAAGAAAATAATCTAACTTTGCAAATTAATCAAGAGTATTCAGATGATGTTGAAAAAGGACTGGTAATCTCAATGGATCCAGGTCCTGATACTAAGGTTGATAAAGGCTCAACAGTTACAATTAAGGTCTCTAAAGGCCCTAAAGAAGAAAAAGATACTACAATTACTAAGACATTTACAGTTAATTATGTAGGTGATAACCTTAATAAAGGTGAAAAAACTGATAATGAGAAAGAAAATAGTAGCGAGACTTCAAGTGAAGTAAGCGAAAGCAAAGGAGATCACGTTCAAATTTATATTAAGGATGATGATCATTCTTTGAGTAATATTTATCGAGACCTATATATTAAACGTGATATGAGCTTTTCAATTCCATTTTCTCTTAAGAATGGAAATGGCGAATTAAGAGTAGTTCGTAATGGTGATACGATTTTGAATGAAAAGGTGACAAAATAA
- the rsmB gene encoding 16S rRNA (cytosine(967)-C(5))-methyltransferase RsmB, with protein MVKVVSLSQVKKLSTSKSARAISLETLIKVLGNGSYSNISLNNSLKNSDLAIADQNLATRIVYGTIQYRIFLEYQLNGLIKTKLTEKYIKPLLLMSLYQIIFLDKVPNRAILDEANKLAKKFGKHHSSGYRIVNGILRSFIRRGVILPDKNNEIEYLSIKESVPEWLVKYLISNWGIEKTKSVLSSINEPAKNSVRISMFSDKKKVFEELDNEGFNPNWSNLSANDIVLDHGGVSQSNLFKSGNLTIQDEAASLVVEAFDFDKDKPEHVLDACSAPGGKTVQLAESFKNGTVTALDIHEKKLRLVKENAKRMHVSDKVKTQACDAREAQARFDAGEFTKILVDAPCSGLGLLRRKPEIRYTKSLKDLKNLQKIQLAILDSVSLLLHVNGELVYSTCSISMEENEDVVKKFLQTHSNFELKPFKLSKLESKTGMLKIMPDQDGNDGFFIAKFKLRG; from the coding sequence ATGGTCAAGGTAGTAAGTTTGTCACAGGTGAAGAAATTGTCGACAAGTAAAAGTGCCCGTGCAATTAGTTTAGAAACTTTAATTAAAGTTTTAGGAAATGGATCGTATTCTAATATTAGTTTAAATAATAGTCTTAAAAATTCTGATCTCGCAATTGCTGATCAAAATTTGGCTACAAGAATAGTTTATGGGACAATCCAATATCGAATTTTTTTAGAATATCAATTAAATGGTTTAATTAAAACTAAGCTCACAGAGAAGTACATTAAACCACTATTGTTGATGTCGCTTTATCAAATTATTTTCTTAGATAAGGTTCCTAATCGTGCTATCTTAGATGAAGCAAATAAATTAGCTAAAAAATTTGGTAAGCATCATTCTTCAGGCTATCGAATAGTAAACGGTATTTTGCGTTCTTTTATTAGACGAGGCGTGATTTTACCGGATAAAAATAATGAAATTGAATATTTAAGCATAAAAGAAAGCGTGCCAGAATGGTTAGTCAAATACTTGATTTCTAACTGGGGCATTGAAAAAACTAAGTCTGTCTTAAGTAGTATTAATGAACCTGCTAAAAATAGTGTACGTATCTCTATGTTTAGTGACAAAAAGAAAGTATTTGAAGAATTAGATAATGAGGGCTTTAATCCTAATTGGTCTAACTTATCTGCTAATGATATAGTTTTAGATCATGGTGGTGTTAGTCAAAGCAACTTATTTAAGAGTGGGAATTTGACAATTCAAGATGAAGCGGCTAGCTTAGTTGTAGAAGCTTTTGATTTTGATAAAGATAAACCAGAACATGTTTTGGATGCATGCAGTGCACCAGGTGGTAAAACAGTCCAATTGGCTGAGAGCTTTAAGAATGGAACGGTTACTGCGCTGGATATTCATGAAAAGAAGTTACGTTTAGTAAAAGAAAATGCTAAGCGGATGCACGTATCCGATAAAGTTAAAACACAAGCCTGTGATGCGCGTGAGGCTCAAGCTAGGTTTGATGCTGGTGAGTTTACCAAGATTTTAGTTGATGCTCCTTGTTCTGGTCTTGGATTGCTTAGACGCAAACCAGAAATTCGTTATACTAAAAGTTTAAAAGATTTAAAAAATTTGCAAAAAATCCAATTGGCAATTTTAGATTCTGTTAGTTTACTTTTACATGTAAATGGTGAATTAGTTTATTCCACTTGTTCAATTTCAATGGAAGAAAATGAAGATGTGGTTAAAAAGTTTTTACAAACACATTCTAATTTTGAATTAAAGCCTTTTAAATTAAGTAAGTTAGAATCGAAAACAGGAATGTTAAAGATAATGCCTGATCAAGATGGAAATGATGGATTTTTCATTGCAAAATTTAAGTTACGAGGTTAG
- the priA gene encoding primosomal protein N', translating into MIAKVVVDVAAKQTDRIFEYHIPVELEKDIKVGSRVVVPFGPRKIQGFVVGLSEDSEFKGQLKDLLVVVDEMPPLTPELVTLSADLAENIYSYRIKILQAMLPWVMRANYRKLLVPANAQAEKMQFFQGDPIDLNKITDLKDIKKIRKLLRDGDAKIEYVVENKAKKKKENQYELVLESEEYTKIYNTLRQNAVKQKQLLMDIIENEASYPKNQKDFEKKLGLTASVLNTAVKRGWLKRKEVEVYRDPLSGFKDNKKSAPVKLNDEQQFALNQITAAIDKRKAETFLLEGITGSGKTEVYLHAISKALEQGRNALMLVPEISLTPQMVRQVKSRFGQAVAVLHSALSEGEKYDEWRRIRRGETRVVVGARSAVFAPLDNIGLIVIDEEHESSYKQETDPRYNARDVAIWRSKYHHCPLVLGSATPSLGSRARAQKNVYKLLRLTKRANNKKLPKVNLIDLKHVQFAGGQFDLSVNLVDAIKKRLDNKEQVILMLNRRGFANFMLCRECGFVLKCPNCDVSLNLHKDTNSMQCHYCGHTERVPSRCPNCQSSKIRFLGTGTQKVQEELEELLPGARILRMDVDTTRKKSSYKRILDSFGNHEADILLGTQMIAKGLDFPNVTLVGVINADTGLWLSDYNASEKTFELLTQVAGRAGRANKEGEVLIQTYNPEHYAIQLAQTQNYERFYGYEMNVRHAGNYPPYFFTVLISIAAKKEQNAAREAFRIKRYLSQHLHEEMIILGPTPSAISRVKNQYYYQMLVKYKKEPNIKELLHHIQDSAQEAKKYGLNVFIDNEPEKIM; encoded by the coding sequence AAAGATTTATTGGTAGTAGTAGATGAAATGCCACCATTGACTCCTGAATTGGTGACTTTGTCTGCTGATTTAGCTGAAAATATTTATTCATATAGAATTAAAATTTTACAAGCAATGCTTCCGTGGGTAATGAGAGCCAATTATCGCAAGTTGTTGGTTCCTGCAAATGCTCAAGCTGAGAAGATGCAATTTTTTCAAGGAGATCCAATCGATTTAAACAAAATAACGGATCTTAAGGATATTAAAAAGATTCGTAAATTGCTTAGAGATGGTGATGCTAAGATTGAATATGTCGTTGAAAATAAAGCTAAGAAGAAAAAAGAGAATCAATATGAATTAGTGTTAGAATCTGAAGAGTATACCAAAATTTATAATACTTTAAGACAGAATGCAGTTAAGCAAAAACAGCTCTTAATGGATATTATTGAAAATGAAGCTTCATATCCTAAGAATCAAAAAGATTTTGAAAAAAAATTAGGTTTAACTGCTTCTGTCTTAAATACAGCTGTTAAACGTGGGTGGCTAAAACGAAAAGAAGTTGAAGTTTATCGAGATCCTTTATCAGGATTTAAAGACAATAAAAAAAGTGCTCCTGTTAAATTAAATGATGAACAACAATTTGCTTTGAATCAAATAACAGCAGCGATTGATAAAAGAAAAGCTGAAACGTTCTTATTAGAAGGAATTACAGGTAGTGGAAAAACTGAAGTATATTTACATGCCATCAGTAAAGCATTAGAACAAGGGCGTAATGCCTTAATGCTTGTTCCAGAAATATCTTTAACACCGCAAATGGTTCGCCAAGTAAAATCAAGATTTGGTCAAGCCGTTGCAGTATTGCACAGTGCACTTTCTGAAGGCGAAAAGTATGATGAATGGCGTAGAATTCGTCGTGGTGAAACTAGGGTAGTAGTAGGTGCTAGAAGTGCAGTATTTGCACCATTAGATAATATCGGCTTAATTGTAATTGATGAAGAACATGAATCTTCATATAAGCAGGAAACCGATCCGCGTTATAATGCTCGTGATGTAGCGATTTGGCGTAGTAAGTATCATCATTGTCCATTGGTTTTAGGGAGTGCAACACCATCTTTAGGAAGTCGTGCTCGGGCTCAGAAAAATGTATATAAATTATTGCGTTTAACTAAAAGAGCAAATAATAAAAAATTGCCTAAAGTAAACTTAATTGATTTGAAGCATGTTCAATTTGCAGGTGGTCAATTTGATCTATCAGTTAATTTAGTTGATGCGATTAAGAAGCGTTTGGATAATAAAGAGCAAGTCATTTTGATGCTCAATAGACGTGGCTTTGCTAATTTTATGCTATGTAGAGAATGTGGCTTTGTATTAAAATGTCCTAATTGTGATGTCTCATTAAATTTACATAAGGATACTAATAGCATGCAATGTCATTATTGTGGGCATACTGAACGTGTTCCTAGTCGTTGCCCTAATTGTCAGAGTTCTAAAATTAGATTTTTAGGTACAGGTACGCAAAAAGTACAAGAAGAATTGGAAGAACTTTTACCCGGCGCAAGAATTTTGCGTATGGATGTAGATACCACTAGAAAAAAAAGTAGTTACAAACGTATATTAGATTCTTTTGGTAACCATGAAGCGGATATTTTATTAGGAACGCAGATGATTGCTAAAGGTTTGGATTTTCCTAATGTAACCTTAGTTGGAGTAATTAATGCAGATACTGGCTTGTGGTTATCAGATTATAATGCATCGGAAAAAACATTTGAATTATTGACTCAAGTAGCAGGTCGGGCTGGCCGGGCTAATAAAGAAGGAGAAGTTTTAATTCAAACTTATAATCCAGAACACTATGCAATTCAGTTAGCTCAAACGCAAAATTATGAACGATTTTACGGATATGAAATGAATGTCCGTCATGCAGGAAATTATCCACCATACTTTTTTACAGTGTTAATTTCAATTGCTGCAAAAAAAGAACAAAATGCAGCTAGAGAAGCATTTAGGATTAAACGATACTTATCACAACATTTGCATGAGGAGATGATTATTTTAGGTCCAACACCAAGTGCAATTTCTCGAGTAAAAAATCAATATTATTATCAAATGCTGGTAAAATATAAAAAAGAACCAAATATAAAAGAATTATTACACCATATTCAAGATTCAGCTCAAGAAGCTAAGAAATATGGTTTAAATGTATTTATTGATAATGAACCAGAAAAAATAATGTAA
- the fmt gene encoding methionyl-tRNA formyltransferase — MTSVIFMGTPEFSVPVLEGLIEAGYEIRAVVTQPDKKVGRKQKIAKTPAKIAAEKHDLPVLQPVKLSGSEEMNQLIDMHADLIVTAAYGQFLPTKFLKSVNIAAVNVHGSLLPKYRGGAPIQYSLINGDKETGITIMEMVKKMDAGDIYAQEAIKIEPEDNAGTLFSKLSILGRDLLLKTLPSIIDGSVKKTPQDPDKVVFSPNITKEQERLSIDMTAEQANNMIRALNPDPGAYLMINGQRFKVWEAEVASDSSSLEAGTVVANKGRFAISFADNTVLNLLEVQPSGKKRMNIKNFLNGQGSKFVTGEEIVDK; from the coding sequence ATGACATCAGTAATATTTATGGGAACACCTGAATTTTCTGTTCCAGTACTTGAAGGTTTGATCGAAGCAGGTTATGAAATAAGGGCTGTTGTTACACAACCAGATAAAAAAGTTGGTCGTAAGCAAAAAATTGCCAAGACTCCAGCTAAGATTGCTGCTGAAAAGCATGATTTACCAGTTCTTCAACCCGTTAAATTATCAGGATCAGAAGAGATGAATCAATTGATTGATATGCATGCAGATTTAATTGTAACTGCAGCATATGGTCAATTTTTGCCCACTAAATTTTTGAAGTCTGTTAATATTGCGGCCGTTAATGTCCATGGTTCACTTTTACCTAAATATCGTGGTGGGGCACCAATCCAATATTCGTTAATTAATGGCGACAAAGAAACTGGTATCACTATTATGGAAATGGTTAAGAAAATGGATGCGGGTGATATCTACGCTCAAGAGGCAATCAAAATTGAACCAGAAGATAATGCTGGAACCTTATTTAGCAAATTATCAATTCTTGGTAGAGATTTATTACTTAAAACTTTACCTTCAATCATTGATGGAAGTGTTAAAAAGACTCCACAAGATCCTGATAAAGTAGTCTTTTCACCAAATATTACTAAAGAACAAGAACGTTTAAGTATTGATATGACCGCTGAACAAGCAAATAATATGATTCGTGCTTTGAATCCAGATCCAGGTGCTTATTTAATGATTAATGGTCAAAGATTCAAAGTATGGGAGGCTGAAGTTGCTAGCGATTCTTCAAGTTTAGAAGCTGGTACTGTGGTTGCTAATAAAGGGCGTTTTGCAATTAGTTTCGCTGATAATACAGTTTTGAACTTATTAGAAGTACAACCAAGTGGTAAAAAGAGAATGAATATTAAGAACTTCTTAAATGGTCAAGGTAGTAAGTTTGTCACAGGTGAAGAAATTGTCGACAAGTAA